GCAAAAAACCCAAACCTTGCAAGAGATCTTAAAGAAGCAGGATTAAATACCGTTTATCTACAATTTGATGGAATTACAGAGGAGCCATATATCAAAATAAGGAACAGAGATTTACTCTCAACTAAATTAGAGGCAATTGAAAACTGTAGAAAAGTAGATTTAGGAATTGTTTTAGTTCCGACACTTATAAAAGGGATAAATGACCAGCAAGTAGGGAATATAATAAGATTTGCAATTGATAATATTGATATTATAAGGGGAATTAACTTCCAGCCTGTTTCATTTGCAGGTAGAACACCGGCAGATGAAGTAGAAGAACAGCGTGTAACAATCCCTGATTTTGAGAAATTAGTTGAGGAGCAGACTGAATCTAAAATTAAAGTAGAAGATTTTTACCCTGCATCCTCTGTTGTCCCAATTTCCGAGTTTGTTGCGGCTATAGAAGGTAAAGAGCAGGTTACATTTACATGTCATCCTCATTGTGGTGCTGCTACTTATATTTTTATTGACAATGATAAAATTATTCCAGTTACACAGTTTATAGATGTAGATAGATTATTCGGCCTTTTAACAAAAAGTGCTGAAGATATTGAAAAAGGAGGATTAACCGGCAAAGCTAAAACCATAGCAAGGGCAACAGTCGGACTTCCCAAAACTATAGACACGTCAAAAGCACCAGAATCAGTTGATATAAAGAAAATATTGACCTCTGTATTTAAAGAAAGGTCATATTCTGCACTTGGAGATTTTCATAAAAAATCACTGCTTATTGCATGCATGCACTTCATGGATCCATGGAATTTTGATCAGGATAGAGTTAGAAGATGTGTAATACACTATGCAGTTCCAAATGGAAGAATTATACCTTTTTGCTCCATGAACACGCTTTACAGGCAGGAAATTGAGAAAAAGTTTGCAGTTCCTTTTAAAAATGAGCCTGAAAGCGAATAAATCAATAGCTTAATTGAATAATTAAGTTATTTTTGATTAAAAATTTAAATAAAAAAAGTTTTAGGAGAACTAATCCTGTTCTTCCTTATTAACTGATTTTAATTTACTGCAAGCATCTTCTGCCGCTAGAATAATTGGATCTGTGACCATTGAAACTGGAGGGGCATATGAAAATTCTGTAGTTGCAAGTTCAGAGCAGGTAACTCCTTTTGTTATAGCGAGTGACATTATGTCTACTCGTTCTGCAACTCTTTCTTCACCAATCAGTTGACATCCGATGATCCGCCCTTTAAGGTTATTTATAATTTTAACATCAATTCTTTTTGCCCCTGGATAATAACGGGCTTTGGTAAGCGCTCTAATTTTACCATATGTTGCATCTATCCCGCTTTGCCGTGCTGATGCAACTGTTAGACCTACAGCACCAAATTCAAGTTCTCCAACCTTTGAAACATTGGAATTTAGAACAGGTTTGAATTCTGCATTTATTCCTGTAATGTTTTTGGCCGCGATTTTTCCCTGTCTTACAGCTGTTGTTCCTAACATGGATTGAGTACTATCTCCAGTTATTGCATCGAATACTTCTACACAATCTCCAACTGCATATATGTTTGGTATGGACGTCTGCATTTTTTCGTTGACCACTATTGCCCATTTTCCAAGTGTGCATCCTGCCATTTCCGCCAGCTTGGTTTTAGGTCTGACTCCAGTAGCCATTATAACCAGATCAGCGTCTATAACGTTGTCTTCAAAGACAGCCCCTTCTACATGTTCATCACCTGTGAGTTTATCAATTCCCTGCCCTAAAATCACGTTTATGCCATGTTTTTCGAGGTAATCCTGAACTATTGTTGCCATATCTGGATCTAGTGACCTTGGAATAATTTGAGGCAGCATCTCAGTCATTGTAACATTAAGGCCCTTTTGTCTGAGTGCATATGATACTTCTACACCTATTAGACTTGCCCCTACAATCACTGCATTTTGGCTTTTTTCAGCCCATTCATTGATTTTAAGACCGTCTTCAATGGTTCTAAGCTTGAAAACACCCTTTAGATTAGTACCTTCAATTGGAGGGATGAATGAACTCGCCCCGGTTGCTATAACGAGATAGTCATATGAAAGTTCATATTCTTCTGTTTTTTCGTTTATGAGACGGTATTTTATTTTATTTTCGCTGCTTGATATATCAAAAACTTCTGCTTGAGTTATGATCTTTATGTTCTTTTCAAGGTAATCTTCTGCTTCATGCATAATGATATCCTTAAAATTCTCTACTTCCCCACCTAAAACATAGGGGATAGCGCAAGGGGAATAAGCAATATGTTTTCCCATGGTAATTACAGTTATTTCCGCATCTTTATTGTATTTTCTTATGTTAGAGGCTGTTGAAAGCCCACCGGCTCCAGCACCTACTATTGCTATTTTCATTTATTTTTTCACCTTTCGGAATTAGACACTATGAATTTTGTAAGTTCAAAGTATATAAGCTTGAATTTTTGTTGTTTTTTATATGAAAAATCAATAATTTTATATTTAATATATCCATATATTTGGATATATGGAATTAAACTTATTGACATGGTGCATATAATGGATGGAAAAGAAATTAAGGAGTTTGTAAAGGGTAGATACTCAAAAATAGCGACAAAAGAGGAATCTTATTGTTCTTGCTGCTCTGGAGTTGATTTAACAATTGAACAGGCTAAAGCTGCAGGGTATGCCCTGGAAGATATTAAAAGTATACCTGAAGAAGCTGTTTTTGGGCTTGGGTGCGGCAATCCTACTGCACTTGCAGATCTTAAAGAAGGTGAAACAGTATTAGACCTTGGATCTGGAGGGGGAATAGATGTTTTTCTTGCAGCAAACAAGGTCGGTGAATCAGGTAAAGTCATTGGAGTAGATATGACTGAAGAAATGGTAGAAACTGCCCGTAAAAATGCTGAAGAAGGTAAATATGAAAATGTTGAATTTAAACTGGGAGAAATAGAAAATTTACCCATTGAGGGTGGTTCGATAGATGTTATTATAAGTAATTGTGTAATTAATCTTACACCTGATAAATTTGCTGCATATAAAGAAGCTTTTAGAGTTTTAAAGTCCGGAGGGCGTATTTTAGTATCAGATCTGGTGACAGAGGGAAATATACCTGAAGAAATTAAACGCAGTTTTGATGCATGGTCTAACTGTATTGCGGGGGCTATGGAAAAGCAGGATTATTTAGATACAATAAAAGACGCAGGATTTAAAGACATTCAAATTGTTGAACAGCACTTTTTCACAGAGCCAAATATGGATGAGAGATTAGTGGGAAAGATCACCAGTGTTCAAATTAAGGCAGTTAAAATGAGATGTATGTCATGAAAACCTGTGAGATAAACGGTAAAGGCGAACCATGCAGTGGGCAAATTGAGAATTTAAAGGAAATTTTATCTAAAGTTCCTTCTGATGAAACTTTTGAAGTCAGATCAGATCAATTTAAAGCAATTTCAGAACCCACCCTGCTTAAAATACTTTATTTATTGCAGGACAGGGAGTTGTGTGTTTGTGAAATAATTATGGCTCTTGAAAAGCCTCAATCAACTATTTCACATCATTTAAATGTACTTAAAAATGCAGGGTTTATAAAAGGACGTAAAGAAGGGGTATGGATACACTATAAACTTATTAATCCAGAAATTGTTGGTTTAATTGAAGATTTAGTAAAATAACTTGAATTTATATAAATGGGGACTGTTTTAGGAGATTGAAAAGATGTTAAAAGTTGCAATAGCTACAGATGGCCCGTACGGAGAACGTGCATATGAATATATAAGTAAAGAATTTGACACAGATTTTATTGAGCTTGAACCACCTGTATCCATGTTTGCAGATGAAATTGAGATACCTGAAGATGCATTAAAACGGCTGGAAGGTGTAGATATGCTGATAACTTATGTTCTTCATCCAGATCTTGCTCTTGACCTTGTTGAAATGATCCATGATAAGGTAGGGTGGGTAATCGTGGCTGCCTGGAGAGGAGAAGGGTTTAAAAATCAGCTTGAAAGATTGGGAAATGTTACATGCCCTGAAAATATGTGTGATCTTCAAGAAAATGGCAATCCTGTATTTGATGAGTTTGTATCCAAATTTGGAAGGCCAATTGTTAGGGTAAACTGCCAGGGAGATAAAATTGTTGATATAGAAGTTTTAAGGTCTTCTCCATGTGGCTCAACATATTTTGTAGCTGAAGAAATGATAGGGCAGGATTTAGAAGATGTACCTGTTAAAGCAGGTCTCAGGTTGCAGCATTATCCTTGCAGGGCTCCTAAAATGAGACTATTCGCCGATGACGAGTGTAAAAAGGATATGGCATCTAATTTCCATAAAGAGGCTTTTGAGGACGCAATAAAACATAAAAAGAAAAAATAAAAATAAGTAATATAGCTTTATTAAGCTATACTTAAGCTATTGCAGGTATAATAGTTGCTCCTATTAGAATTACAACTATCATCCATGAGAATACGGAGACTGAATTTGTAATTCTGTTTGCCAGGTCCTCTGACATTTTAGAGGATAATATCTCTTCCAGCATAAGTCCTCCGTCAAGTGGTTTTGCAGGAAGTAAATTAAAAGTCCCGATTCCAATGTTTAAGAAGAATATCCAGTAGAACAACCAGTATAAACTGTAAAGGAACCATGGTATTGTATCTCCGTATTTGCTGGCAACATCTTGATTAACAGTCAAATGGTTTTGTACAATTACTCCTAGATAAGCATGGTTTGTATTGTTTGAGTTTGCCGTTGCTTTAAGTTTAAACGTCCCTTGGTTAGTCGTAATGTTAACTTCTTCACCGGGTTTAATTTTAGTGCTTAATATATCAGTAAATGTGGTTAAATTCGTCACTTCATAGCCGTTAACATGAGTTATAACCATTCC
This window of the Methanobacterium veterum genome carries:
- the arsM gene encoding arsenite methyltransferase; amino-acid sequence: MDGKEIKEFVKGRYSKIATKEESYCSCCSGVDLTIEQAKAAGYALEDIKSIPEEAVFGLGCGNPTALADLKEGETVLDLGSGGGIDVFLAANKVGESGKVIGVDMTEEMVETARKNAEEGKYENVEFKLGEIENLPIEGGSIDVIISNCVINLTPDKFAAYKEAFRVLKSGGRILVSDLVTEGNIPEEIKRSFDAWSNCIAGAMEKQDYLDTIKDAGFKDIQIVEQHFFTEPNMDERLVGKITSVQIKAVKMRCMS
- a CDS encoding ArsR/SmtB family transcription factor, coding for MKTCEINGKGEPCSGQIENLKEILSKVPSDETFEVRSDQFKAISEPTLLKILYLLQDRELCVCEIIMALEKPQSTISHHLNVLKNAGFIKGRKEGVWIHYKLINPEIVGLIEDLVK
- the tes gene encoding tetraether lipid synthase Tes, translated to MVIKKTKSLCPDCLQIIDAEVDEDKDRVKIIKECLVHGKFENTYWSSDEIYKNAVEYDHKGEGIENPQTVLNGECPSNCGLCPEHESHTILGLIDVTNRCNMKCPVCFANAAVSKSLYEPTYEEIRGMLQNLRNNQPVSTPAIQYAGGEPTVRKDIVDLIKLAKEEGFTHTQIATNGIKLAKNPNLARDLKEAGLNTVYLQFDGITEEPYIKIRNRDLLSTKLEAIENCRKVDLGIVLVPTLIKGINDQQVGNIIRFAIDNIDIIRGINFQPVSFAGRTPADEVEEQRVTIPDFEKLVEEQTESKIKVEDFYPASSVVPISEFVAAIEGKEQVTFTCHPHCGAATYIFIDNDKIIPVTQFIDVDRLFGLLTKSAEDIEKGGLTGKAKTIARATVGLPKTIDTSKAPESVDIKKILTSVFKERSYSALGDFHKKSLLIACMHFMDPWNFDQDRVRRCVIHYAVPNGRIIPFCSMNTLYRQEIEKKFAVPFKNEPESE
- a CDS encoding NAD(P)/FAD-dependent oxidoreductase; the protein is MKIAIVGAGAGGLSTASNIRKYNKDAEITVITMGKHIAYSPCAIPYVLGGEVENFKDIIMHEAEDYLEKNIKIITQAEVFDISSSENKIKYRLINEKTEEYELSYDYLVIATGASSFIPPIEGTNLKGVFKLRTIEDGLKINEWAEKSQNAVIVGASLIGVEVSYALRQKGLNVTMTEMLPQIIPRSLDPDMATIVQDYLEKHGINVILGQGIDKLTGDEHVEGAVFEDNVIDADLVIMATGVRPKTKLAEMAGCTLGKWAIVVNEKMQTSIPNIYAVGDCVEVFDAITGDSTQSMLGTTAVRQGKIAAKNITGINAEFKPVLNSNVSKVGELEFGAVGLTVASARQSGIDATYGKIRALTKARYYPGAKRIDVKIINNLKGRIIGCQLIGEERVAERVDIMSLAITKGVTCSELATTEFSYAPPVSMVTDPIILAAEDACSKLKSVNKEEQD
- a CDS encoding DUF166 domain-containing protein, whose product is MLKVAIATDGPYGERAYEYISKEFDTDFIELEPPVSMFADEIEIPEDALKRLEGVDMLITYVLHPDLALDLVEMIHDKVGWVIVAAWRGEGFKNQLERLGNVTCPENMCDLQENGNPVFDEFVSKFGRPIVRVNCQGDKIVDIEVLRSSPCGSTYFVAEEMIGQDLEDVPVKAGLRLQHYPCRAPKMRLFADDECKKDMASNFHKEAFEDAIKHKKKK